GGCGTGGATTTGAACCGGGATAACCTCGACCGCGCTTTGGAACGTCGTGTGATTGACGAAGCGTTTGACCGTATTTGCCGCGAAAGTGTCGCCGGAGCGGATTTGGTTTTGATTGCTACGCCGGTATCTACTTTGCCTGCAATTTGCACGGCGTTGTCGGGAATTTTGGATAAAGAAACGTGGGTGTCGGATGTCGGCAGTACGAAGCAGTCTGCGATTGCCGCTTTTCAGGTATACCTGCCTGCACATTTTTCCCGTTGTGTGGCGGCACATCCGATTGCCGGTTCGGACAGAAGCGGTGCGTTGGCGGCTCAGTTCGGTTTGTATGAAGGTAAGAAACTGGTGATTTGTCCGCACGGTGCCGAATGTTCAGACGGCCTCAAGCTGATCGAATCCTTATGGCAGGCAGTCGGTGCCGATATTTTTTATATGTCCGCACAAGAGCATGATGCCGTCTTTGCAGCGGTATCGCATATGCCGCATTTGTTGGCTTATGCTTATGTCCATCAGATTGCCGATCATGAGGACGGGCAGAAGTATTTGGCGTTTGCCGCTTCGGGCTTTCGGGATTTCAGCCGTATAGCTTCGAGCCATCCGGATATTTGGACGGACATCTGTATGGCAAACAAACACAGTCTTTTACAATTGATAGAAGGGCAGCAGGCGCAGCTGCAAAATTTGAAAACCATGTTGGAAAACGGCGACGGCAAGGCAATGCACCGTTATTTTTTCAAAGCCAAGCAAACGCGTGATGATTGGTTGGATCAGGTTTAAACAAACCGTAATTAAATAAACATAAACACATTTTTGGGAAAATGCTGTTCAGGCGCGGCTGTCAATCGGCTGCGTTTCCGGCAATGAAAGTTGTATGAGAAGTTTTATTGTTTTAACGCTATTTTTGGGGTTGGCGGCTTGTGTTTCGCAAAAGCCGGTTGTATTTAAGAATGTTAAGGGGATGGATAAGCGTCCGGCCCGTTTAAAGCCGCCAAAGGCGGTAACGGTTCAGCCGAAAACGGTTCGTCCCGTCAGGAGTGTGGGCACGAAAGCGTTTTCGGTGGTGTACAAACAGCCGGTTTATCGGGCGAAATACCCTTTGCGTTGGGAAACGGTTAAATCGCCGAATTCCGGCAGGTTGCCCGATTGGCAGAGCCTGAGCCGGATGAAACCGGGTTTGTCGATGCCGGAAGTGCGCAATATATTGGGTTCGCCGCGGACGCAAAGCCATACTTCGCTGTCGGAATGGAATTATCTTTACCGCTATATGTTTGGCGGTACCATGCAGCAATGCCAGTATAAGGTGGTGTTTGATAAG
Above is a genomic segment from Neisseria weaveri containing:
- the bamE gene encoding outer membrane protein assembly factor BamE, producing MDKRPARLKPPKAVTVQPKTVRPVRSVGTKAFSVVYKQPVYRAKYPLRWETVKSPNSGRLPDWQSLSRMKPGLSMPEVRNILGSPRTQSHTSLSEWNYLYRYMFGGTMQQCQYKVVFDKRSGRVDGLFWEPVGNAHCKH
- a CDS encoding prephenate dehydrogenase; translation: MNGVPLNQITLIGVGLIGGSFVLDLKRRGKVRRVVGVDLNRDNLDRALERRVIDEAFDRICRESVAGADLVLIATPVSTLPAICTALSGILDKETWVSDVGSTKQSAIAAFQVYLPAHFSRCVAAHPIAGSDRSGALAAQFGLYEGKKLVICPHGAECSDGLKLIESLWQAVGADIFYMSAQEHDAVFAAVSHMPHLLAYAYVHQIADHEDGQKYLAFAASGFRDFSRIASSHPDIWTDICMANKHSLLQLIEGQQAQLQNLKTMLENGDGKAMHRYFFKAKQTRDDWLDQV